Within the Streptosporangiales bacterium genome, the region CCGAGCCGTTGGCGCCGATCAGCCCCACGCGGTGCTCGGCGAGAGCAACGGACACGTCGCTCAGCGCCGTCCGGTCCCCGTACCGGTGGGTGACCCCGTCGACCTCGATCACCGGCGCTCCACGAGCAGTGCCACGCCCTGACCGCCGCCGACGGCGATCGCCGCGAGCCCGGCGCTCCCCTCGGGCAGGGCCGCCAGCCGGCTGAACAGGCGGACGACGAGGATCGCGCCCGACGCGCCCCACGGATGGCCGAGCGCGAGCGCGCCGCCCTCGGTACAGACCCGGTCGGGGTCGAGGCCGAGCTCGTCGCAGCACGCGAGCACCTGCCCGGCGAAGGCCTCGTTGAGCTCGACGACGTCGACGTCGGGCAGGACCCTGCCCGTGGTGGCGAGCACGTCGCGTACGGCGGGGACGATGCCGAGCCCCGGCCACTGCGGGTCGACGCCTGCCGTGGCGACCTTCCGCACGCGGAGTCCGGCCAGGCCGCGCCTGTCGGCCTCGCGCTCGGTCACGACGGCCACGGCGGCGGCGCCGTCGCCGACCCCGCAGGAGTTGCCCGCGGTGACGGTGCCATCCGGCCGGAACGCGGGACGCAGTCGCGCCAGCCGCTCCTCGGTCAGCGCCGCGCGGGGGCGTTCGTCGGCGCGGACTCCCGCTACGGGCGTCAGCTCGCGGTCGAAGGCGCCGCTCTCGCGCGCGGCATGTGCCAGGCGGTGGCTGCGCGCGGCGTACGCGTCCTGGCGTGCCCTGCCGATGCCGTGCTTCTCGGCCAGCAGGTCGGCGGCCACTCCCATGTCGGGGTCGCCGAGCTCCGCCGGCGCGAACGGCGCGCGCTCGTACCGCACCGGCGTGCCGGACGGTCCGGTCGGTGGCCAGTACCGCCACGGTGCGGTGCTCGCGCTCTCCGCGCCGCCCGCGAGCGCACACCGGACGTGACCGGCCTCGATCAGCGCGACCGCGGTCGTGATCGCGGCGAGTCCGCTGCCGCACTGCCGGTCGACCGTGAGGCCGGGCACCGTCGCGGGCAGTCCCCCCGCGAGCGCGGCGTACCTCGCCACGTCGCCGCCCGGGCCGAGGCAGTTGCCGAGGACGACCTCGTCGACGTCGCCGGGACGTATGCCGGCGTCGTCGAGGACCGCGGTGAGAACGGGAGCCGCCAGGTCCGCTACGGGGATGTCGCGGAGCGCGTGCCCTGCGCTGCCGATCGGCGTACGGCGCGCGGCCACGATGACGGCGGTCTGGTTCATGTCGTGGTCACCGCGGCGGCGACCTGGCACCCGTGAGGGGCACCCTCACCGTGCCCCGCGACGGTGAGGGTGCCCCTCACGGGTGCGGCGCCTGCGGTCTCCGACATCCCCGTCACCGTAACGGCCTGGCCGCGAGGGAGCCGTCTCGCAGGCCGTCGCGCAGCCGGGCCTGCGCCACCTTGCCGTTCGCCGTACGAGGCAGGCGGTCGACGACCAGCCAGCGCCTGGGCAGGTGTGCCGGGTCGAGCAGGTCGCGCAGCCGCGCCCGGTCCGGCCGCACGGCGCCTCCGTCCTCCACCACGACCGTGACGACCTCGCCGAGGTCGGGGTGCGGCAGGCCGAGGACGGCGACCTCGGTGCCCGGCAGCACCGTCCGCAACGCCGCCTCCACCTCCTCGGCCGCCACGCTCGCACCTCCGGTCAGCACGAACCTGTCGCCCCGGCCGTGGACGGAGAGCCGGCCGTCGGGGTGGAGCCGCCCGCGGTCGCCGACCGAGGCCCAGCCGCCCGGCCGCGTTCGCAGCTGCCCCGCGGCGCCGAGATAGCCCGAGGCGACGTAGCGGCTACGCACCCAGATCTCGTCCGCCCGTACGTCGATCGCGACGCCGGGGAAGGGTCGCAGGTCGCCCTCGTGCGTGCCGGCGGCGACGAACGACAGCTCCGCCGCGCCGTAGTAGTGCGTGAGCCGCGCGCCCGCCGCCCGTGTCCGCGCGGCCGTCGTGGCCGGCAACCCGGCGCCGGCGCAGACGACCACGCGGCCGGCGAGGGATGCCGGCGCCCGGTCGAGCAGTGTCGCGAGCATCGACGGCGTCACGTGCACCGCGGTCGCCCGGTCGAGCGCCGACACCGCGGTCGCCGGGTGCCACCGCGAGGTCGCGAGCACGTCGGCCCCGCAGCCCAGGGCGTGGACGGCGGCGAACAGGAACAGCGAGGACGACAGCGGTCCCGGCACCAGCACGACGTCGCGTGCTCCGATGCCGGTGAGGTCGGTGAACGCGGGGAAGCTGTCGCTCCAGGACGTCCAGCTGCGCAGCACCGCGCGCGGCCGTCCCGTGCTGCCCGAGGTGAGCACCGCCAGGTCCCCGTCACCGCCCGGGTGGTGGTCGAGGGCGAGGTCGTCGTCCCCGCCGACGAGTGCCGTGCGACCGGCCGCGCGCAGCGCGTACAGCGTGGCGAGGGCGCGCAGCGGGTCCGTGGTGTCGACGCGGGTCACGGCGGCGCCGCCGTCGGCCAGGTCCGGGGCGATCCGCTCGACCGTCGCCCTGTCGAACGGCTCGGTGGCGGTGGCGAGCTCCGGCGTGGTCACCGGCGGCCGGCCGTGGTCTCCCGCCGCCGGCGGGCCTCGTCGGCGAACCGCGGGTACGCGGCGTGCACCCCCTTCGCCACGGTGCAGGCGATGACGACCTTGAGCAGGTCGCCGGGGACGAACGCGGTGTTGGCCAGCAGCGCCGCGCCGAGCGACAGGTCGGCACGCCAGGCCACGCCGGGCACGCCGAGGAGGTACATCACGCCGATGCCGCCCACCAGGTTCGCCGCCAGTCCCACGGGGAGGCGGTACCTGGGCAGCTCCCGTTCGGTGATCACGCCGACGACGAGAGCCACCAGCGGGAACGCGACGAGGAACCCCACGCTCGGTCCGGCGAAGACCGCGATCCCGCCGCGTCCGCCCGCGAGCAGCGGCAGTCCGGCGGCCACGAGCACGAGGAACAGCACCATCGACACGAAGCCTCGCCGCGCGCCGATCACGGACCCGGCGAGCATCGGCCCCAGCGACTGCGCCGTGATCGGGACGGCGAGGCCGAACGGCGCCCAGGCCGGCACGGCGCCGAGGGCGGCCATGATGCCGGTGAACATCGCGACCAGTGCGAGGTCACGGGCGGGACGGACGTTCGATGACGGCGGCACGTACGTTCTCCTGTCGGGCGACCCCCCGATTCTCCCCGACGACGCCTGCAGCGCCGCAACCGGCGTGGCCTGGGCCGCGGCGGCGGCTCCCCCGCGACCTCGGTCGACGCGCGCACGATCCTCAGCCGAGGACGGCGACGACGTCGCCGTCCTGGACCGAGCCGCCCTCGACCGCGGTCACCGCCATCACCGTGCCGCCGGTGTCCGTCACGACCGGGATCTCCATCTTCATCGACTCCAGGATCACGATGGTGTCTCCAGCATGGACAGTCTGGCCTTCAGTCACGAGCACCTTCCACACGTTCGCCACCATCTCGGCGCGGATCTCGGCCATACACCGTTCCTCTCGACGACTCGCTCGGTTCTGGGTGCACACCCGGGGTCACACCGGTGACACGCCGCGCTTCTTCGGTGGCCGCCAGTGTCCCGATACGTGGCTCGCGCTCTGGACGAAGCACAGCGTGTCGATCAGGGTGCCGCGGGTGTCGCGGGGATCGAGGATGTCGTCGATCTTCACCCGCCGTGCCGCATGGATCGGACGTTCGAGGTCACGGAACTCGGCGGTCACCTCGTCGCGCACGTCGGCGGGGACGTGGTCGTGCCGGCCGTAGATGACGTTCACCGCGCCGTCGGCACCCATCGGGCTGACTTGCGCGCTCGGCCAGCACACCAGCAGTTCGGGATGGAACTCGGCGCCGCCCATGGTGTGGTACGCGAGGCCGTACGCCTTGCGGATCACGACGGTGAGGATCGGCACGGTCGACTGGCCGAGCTCCCACAGCGGACGCATGCTGTGACGTACCAGGTTCGTTCGCTCCGCCGCCGACCCGACGAGGTAGCCCGGCACATCCGCGAGGAAGACGATCGGCAGTCCGAACGCATCGCAGATGTTGATGAATCTCGCCATCTTGTCGCTCGCCGGTGTGTCGAGCGACCCGGCGAGGAACATCGGGTTGTTCGCGATGACTCCCACCGGGCGTCCCCCCAGGCGCGCCAGCGAGGTGACGACGTTCCGTGCGAACCTCGGCTTGATCTCGAGCACGCTATCGTCGTCGAAGACCAGACGGACCAGTCGCCGCATGTCGTATGCGGTGTTGGGATTGTCGGGCACCAGGCGCAGCATCGTGTCGGGCAGCCGCTCGCCGTCCTGCGACTGGTACGCGGCCCGCGGTACGTCCTTCCCGGCGTTGCCCGGAAAGTAGCCGAGGTACGTCCTGATGGCGTCCATCATGGCGTCCTCGTCGCCGACCTCGAGCTCGACGGACCCGAGCACCTCGGCGTGGAGAGTGCTACCGCCCATCTCCTCCGCCGTTACCCGCTCGCCGGTGGCGGCCTCGACGAGCCGTGGCCCGGCAAGGCCGAGCGCCGAGCCCTTGACCATGACGCAGAAGTCACTGAGCGCCACGAGGTTGGCATGGCCCGCGAACGCCGGGCCCGAGACGCCGCACACGATCGGGACCCAGCCCGACAGCAAGCTGAGATCGGAGAAGCGTTCGTGTCCACGGATGGTTGTCGACCCCATCCGCTCGTTGATGCGGGCACCGGCGCCCTCGGCGAAGACGACCAGCGGTACGCCGTCCCGCAGGGCGATCTGGCGCGCGCGGGAGAACTTCTCGTCGTTGACGTGTCCCATCGAGCCGCCGAGGACGGTGAAGTCGTACGAGACCACCACCACGGGGCGGTCATCGACCCGGCCTCGGCCGACGACGACGCCGTCGGCGGGGGCGTCGATATCGCGCATCAGCCGTGCGTCTCCGGTCGGTCGCGCCAGCTGACCGACCTCGACGAAGGTGCCCGAGTCGAGCAGCCGGTCGATCCGCTCCCGCGCCGTGAGCCGACCGCGTTCGTGTTGTGCGGAGACCGCGGCCGGTCTGCCCGCGTCGACCGCGGTCGCCTTCTCCGTCGCGATCTCGTCGGTGAGCTCCCGTAGGGACGGGCTCGCGACGGCGCCGGCGCCCGGCGACTCGGTGTCCGGCGTGCCGGTGGAGGTTCTCATGAGTCCAGGGTCGACGGCTTGTGTCGATCGAACAAGCCGGAGTAACCTCGATCCACGATCGGGTTATCCGAACATGCGAAGAGGGTGCCCGTGCGAATCGAGCAGCTCCGCTACCTCGTGACGATCCTCGAACGGGGTTCCTTCCGCCGTGCGTCGCAGGAGCTCCACATGTCGCAGGCGGCGCTCAGTGAGGCCATCCGCAATCTCGAGCGCGGACTCGGCGCGAGGCTGATGGACAGGGACCGGAGCGGCGTGCGGCTCACTCCGGTCGGCGAGGACGTCATGCCGCACGTCAGGGCGATCCTCGAGTCCGAGCGCGCCCTGCGGGACCAGGTAGACGGCTATCGCACGCTCCGGCGCGGCCAGGTGAGCCTCGGCACGGTCAACGCCGCCACCAACACGATCCTGCCCGGCGCGCTGTCGGCGTTCAACGAGGAGTACCCGGGCATCCAGCTCCGGATCACCGAGACCGGGTCGCTCGACATCGTCCGAGCTGTGAAGGACGCCGAGCTCGACCTCGGCGTGGTCGTCCGGCTCGAGGACGAGGAGGTCAAAGGTGATGAACTTGCGTTCGAGGACCTGCTCGGCAGTCACGTGGTGCTGTGCGTCCAGCGCGGGCATCGGTTACTGAGCCGCGAATCGGTGTCGATCGGCGACGTCGCGGAGGAGCCGCTCATCCTCTTCAGGTCCGGCTATCTCATGCACGACCTCATGTCGCGCATCTTCGGGGACCGCAACCTCAACATCGTCTACTACACCGACAACACCGAGTCCGCGAAGCGGATGATCGCGACCGGCGTGGGAGTGACTCTGCTGCCCGAGTTCAGCATGGTCAGCGACCTGCTGAGCCGGTCGGGCGAGATCGTCTATTGTCCCCTGGTCGGGGAGTACGCGGGCATCAGGCTGTCGCTCACCTGGCGCAAACGTGCCTACCTGCCTCGCGCTGCGCAGCTGCTCGGGTCGGTGATCCGTGAGGAGGCATCGCGGCATCCGATGTCGTGCTGTGCACCTCCGGAAGGACAGCGGACCGGCTGACAGCGGGTGTGAACGACGCTTCTGGTCTGCGCAGGTCGTGTGTCGTCGATCGGTATTCCATGAGACCCGATCGGGCTTTGGGTGTCGATCGGCGTCGCGATCCTCACGTACAGTCCGCGCAGAAGCGAACAGACGAGGAGGCGCCGTGAGTCGAGCTGCACCTGCATCGCACCCGGCCTCTAGTTATCCGACTGAGACGCTTGAGTAAGCGGAATCGCCCATGGATGCAACGGATTCTCCGTTCACGACCTCATGGCTCTCCGCGGTCGCCGCACACGAGCTCGCCGGACGGCTCGACATTCCCGTTCCCGCCTGGCAGGTCGCACATGACGCGGACGAGGCGGTAGCGGCCGCGGAGAGCATCGGGTTCCCCGTCGCTCTCAAGGCCGACTCCGCCCATGTCGTGCACAAGTCGGATGCGGGGGCCCTTGCCCTCGACCTGGTCAGCGCCGGCTCGGTGAGCGAGGCGTACGAGAGGCTGAGTGGGCTCACCGGATCGCCCGATGCGAGCGTCCTCGTGCAGCGGATGGCGCCGCCGGGTCTGGAGATCGTGGTTGGGTCGTTCTGCGATGCGACCTTCGGCTCGGTCGTGATGGCGGGGGCCGGCGGCCGGCTCGTCGAGCTCCTCGACGACGTGGCGTTCCGGCTGTCACCCGTCGACGCGGTCGATGCCGTCGCGATGCTCGACTCACTGCGGTGCCGCCGGTTGTTCGACGGCTACCGCGGTGAGCCGGCCATCGACGTGACACCGGTGGCGATGCTGCTCACGCGGCTGTCCCGCATCGACGCCGATGGTGTCGTGGGCGGTGAGCGACGGGTGGTCGAGTTCGAGGTCAATCCGCTGATCGTCACCGCCGCGGGGATGTACGCCGTCGACATCCGGGCCAGGGTCGGCGGTCCGGCCAGGAGCGCACGACGTCGATCGTTGCCCGACCTGTCGCCGCTGTTCCGACCCTCGTCGGTGGCGATGATCGGCGCCTCGCGCCGCCCGACGATATCCAACAGGATTCTCGGGCACATCGTCGACTACGGCTATGCGGGAAGCCTTCATCCGGTCAACGGTTCGGCGGCGACGGACAGGATCCACGGGCTCCCGGTGTCCGCTTCGCTCACCGACGTCCCTCACCCCGTCGACTACGGGATCGTCGCGGTGCCGGCCGACGCCGTCCCCGAGACATTGCGTGCCAGCGCGGGACAGATGCGGTTCGCCCATGTGATCACGAGTGGGTTCGCCGAGGAAGGCGAGAACGGGCGACTGATGCAGGCCGAGCTCCTCGACGCGGCCCGGGAGGCGGGCATCACGGTCATCGGCCCGAACTGCCTCGGGCTGCACAGTGCGGCCGGAGGGCTCACCTTCGTCGACGGTCTCGTCCCCGTCCATGGTGACGTCGGCGTGGTCGCCCAGAGCGGCGGCCTCGGCGCCGACATCCTGCGGCAGGGGCAGGCGAGGGGCATCCGCATCGGCAAGCTCGTCACGATCGGCAACGCCGTCGACCTGTCCGCGGAGGACCTTCTCGAGTACTTCTGCGACGACCCGGAGACGAAGGTCATCGGGCTCTACCTCGAGGGAACGCGTGACGGTCCGAGGCTCGCCGAGCTGCTGGACCGGGCGGCCGACAGGGACAAGCCCGTCGTCCTCCTCCACGGTGGACGCAGCGCGGCGGGCGCACAGGCTGCGGCGTCGCACACCGGCACTCTTGCGGGAGAGGAGCGACTCTGGGCGGCCATGGCGGAGCAGACGGGCTGCATCTATCCGACCTCGCTGTCGGAGTTCCTCTCCGTCCTGGCCGGAGCGATGTATCTGCGCCCGGCACCCGGCGGGCGGGTCCTGCTGCTCGGGCCATCCGGTGGCATGTCCGTCCTGGCCTCGGACCACTGCTCGCGCCTGGGACTGGAGGTGCCACCGCTCGGTGAGGCGACCCGGTCCCGGCTGCTCGCCCTGGACGTGCCCGCGGGCAGCTCGTTGCGCAACCCGATCGACACGCCCGCCGGAACCCTCGCGGTGGGAGGCGGTGACCTGGTGCCGACGATCGCGCGCACCGTGCTCGCGGCCGAGGAGCTGGACTACGTCGTCATCCACCTCAACGCGCAGAACGCGTTGAGCTACATGGGCAACGGAGCGCAGATCCTGCGGAACATCGCGGGGGCCGCCGCGGACCTCCACGACGAGCTCGTCGACACCGGCGATGACGCCCAAGTCGTCTTCGCGCTACTTCCCAACGGCGAGCCAGAGATCACCGAACTGTGCCTCGACATCGCCCGCCCGATGTGGGAGCGGGGCGTACCGGTCTTCTTCGGCCTCGAGGAGGCACTCGACGCGGTCAAGGCGATGACCGAAATCGGCCGGGACCGGCGACGGCGAGAAGCCGGTCACCGACGACCGACAGGACCGCGGAACCCGTAACTCCGTGGACCTGTTGTCATACCGTTGCCGCGGTGCCGAGAATCGCGGTGCACTGGCTCGACAGCACGCCGCCGTTGCCGTGGGCGAGTGCGACGTCGCAGTTCGCCACCTGCCGGTCACCGCATTCGCCGCGGAGTTGCCTAACGGCCTCGACGACGAGCAGGAGGCCGTACATCCCCGGATGGCAGTACGAGAGCCCGCCGCCGTTCGTATCGAGTGGGAACTCCCCGCCGGGCGCGACGCGTCCGCCCTCCACGAAGGCGCCTCCCTCGCCTTTCGCGCAGAAGCCGAGATCCTCCAGGAACAGGATCGGCGTGATGGTGAAGGCGTCGTAGAGCTCGACGACGTCGATGTCGGATGGACCCAGTCGGGCCGCTTCGTATGCCGCGGCCCCTGACTGGACGGCAGCGGTCACCGTGAGGGACGGCATACTCGAGATGTGCCGGTGAGTGTGCGCCTCGCCCACACCGAGGATGTACACCGGTGGACGCGCGAGGTCGCGTGCGCGCTCGGCGGATGTCAGCACCACGGCGCCGCCGCCGTCGGTGACGAGGCAGCAGTCCCGTACACCGAGCGGCGAACTGATCGTCGGCGCGTCGAGCACGTCGTCGATCGTCAGCGGGCCGTGGTCCCACGCGACGGGGTTGAGCGCGGCCCACGCACGCGCGGCGACCGCCACCTCCGCGAGCTGCTCGCGGGTGGTGCCGAACTCGTACATGTGCCGTGACGCGGCGAGCGCGTAGGCGGATACCGGGAGCACGGGGTGGTACGGCGCTTCGTACGGGCTGACCTCCTGCGGCGCGGCGTTCGACCGGCCTTGGGAGCGTTGAGTGCTCCCGTACGCGACGAGTGCGACGTCGGCGAGGCCCGCCGTGATCGCGGCCTGCGCATGGTTGAGGTGCGCGACGAACGACGACCCGCCGATCTGCGTGGAGTCGGTGTAGCGGGGGCTGATGCCGAGGTACTCGCCGAGATTGAGGGTGGCCATGGGCAGCTGTGTCGACGAGGCGAACAGCGCGTCGACGTCGCCGAGGGACAGGCCCGCGTCATGAAGCGCACGATGCGTGGCCTGGGCCATCAGGTCGGTGGGAGTGGTACCCGGCTGGGCCTGACCGAGATCCGACTCGGCCACTCCGACGATCGCCGTCGTGCCGCGCATCAGCCCTCACCGTCGATGCGGCCGGACGCCGGTACGAACACCGGCCACGGCTCACCGTCGTCTCCGACGGGCTCCATCCGCACCTCGACGCGCATGCCGATCTCCACCTTCTCCGGCTCGACCCCGTCGACCCTGCTCATCATGGTGAAGCCCTCGTCGAGCTCGACGAGCACCACGTTGTACGGCTCGGCTCGGCGGGGACGAATGACAGTCGTGGCGTAGACCGTGCCACGGCCGCACGACTCACGCCACACCAGCGCAGTCTCGCCCGTCCCTGGCGCGACAAGGCGTGGGTAGAAGACGGCGGTGCCGTCCAACGACGTCTGGTGCATAAGAGCTCCGCGCCGGCAGTGCTCGCGGTAGGTCTCGTAGGGTGAAGAGATCTCGGTCATGACGCGTTGCCCGGGGTGAGCACGATCAAAGCGTCGGCGGCGACGCAGCCCTGGTCATTCGCGAACAGGGGATTCACGTCAAGCTCGGCGACCTCGTCGACGTGGTCGGCGGCGAACCATGAGATCCGCACGAGCGCGTCTGCCACCGAGTCGAGATCGACCGGGGGTCGGCCGCGCGTGCCGAGAAGCACTCGGTGTCCGCGAAGCTCTGCGAGCATCTCGTGGGCCGTCGTCTCGTCGAAGGGCGCAAGGCGATGGCTGACGTCGCCCATCACCTCCACGAAGACTCCACCGAGACCGACGGCCACGGTGGGGCCGAAGAAGCGGTCGTTCACCACTCCCACGAACAGCTCGAGCCCCTCTGCTGTCTCCTGCACGAGCACGCCGTCGATCCGCGCACCTGCCGCATGCGCGGTCGTGTTCGCCACGACCTCGTGCGCGGCGGCTCGAAGCTCGGCGAGGCTCTGCACGCCTAGTCGTACGGCGTCGGCCTCTGACTTGTGGGACAGGTCCGCGGACTCGACCTTGACGACCAGCGGGAAGTCGAACGGCGGAGCGCGGAGCGCGTCGACCTCGTCGAGCGACAGGAGAACCTCCCGGACCACGGGCACGCCGTACGCCGCGAGCGCGTTCTTGGCACGGTGCTCGCCGACGCCTCGCTCGCCGTCGCGCACGTCGAGCATCGAGACGGCCGCTTCACCCCGGCGTGGTGCGCGCGCGCCGCGCCGCATCTTGCCGGTGATCTCGAGCAGCTTGCCGGCGGCCCGCGCTGCGCGGCCCGGTGTCGGATACCAGGGCACCCGGTGCTCGTCGAGCAGGGCGAGTGCGTTCGGCACCGTGCCAGGCGGCGCGCTCCATCCGACGAACAGCGGTTTGTCGCTCCCGGCCGCCGCGGTGACGATCTCACCGGCCAGCCGGTCGGCCAGCGTGCCTTGGATGGATGCGTTGTACACGACGACCTGGTCGACCACGGGGTCGTCCAGGACGGTGGAGAGGACGGCCTGCATGCAGTCGGGCTGGTTGAAGATCTGTGCTGTGAGGTCGACCGGGTTCCGCAGCGAACTGAACGCCGGCAGGATCTCGCGCAGGGCATCCGTGGTCTTCTCCGACAGAGTCGGCAGGCGCAGCCCGACGTCCTCGCACCGGTCGGCGAGGAGCACCCCGGCGCCGCCGGAGATCGACAGCACCGCGACGTCCGGACCGTCGGGGAGTCGTCGCATCAGCGCGGCTCGCGCCACGTCGACGAGGTCGTCGACGTCGGTCACCTCGATGAAACCACCTTCGCGGAAGACCGCGCGGTACATTTCCTGGTCGGCGGTGAGGTTGGCCGTGTGCGAGGCGGCGGCCCGCCGGCCGGTGACGGAGTTCCCGACCTTCCAGACGACGATCGGTTTGCCGAGCTCGAGCGCGCGACTTCCGAGTGCGGCGAGTCGCCGGCCGTCCTTGACGCCTTCGAGGTAGACGGCGAGCACCTCGACCTCGGGGCGTTCGAGCAGGTCCTCCATCAGCTCGAGCGCGTCGATGTCGACCTCGTTGCCGGTGGACACGACATAGTCGAAGCCGATGCCCACGTGGTCGGCGAGGCCGACGACGGCGTAGCCGAAGCCGCCGCTCTGGGTGACCATCGCCACGGGCCCTCGGCGTACGTTGGGGTCACCGAAGATGGCGCCGAAGCCCGCATAGACGCCGTGCCGCGCGTTGAGCATGCCCTGGCAGTTCGGCCCGATCACCCGTACACCGCTGTCGCGGATGGCCTCTGCGAGCTCGGCGTGCACCTGGCGCCCACCCTCGCCGATCTCCTCGAAGCCCGCACTCAGCACGATCGCGAACGGAACCCCGGCCTCGCCGCACTGCCGGATGACACCGGGGACCAGGGGCGCCGGCAGTGCGACCAGGGCCACGTCACATCGGCCGGGCACCGCACACACGTCAGGAAAGCAACGAAGCCCCTGCACGGTGTCGTACCGTGGGTTCACGGGGTAGACCTGCCCCGCGTAGCCGAAGTCCTTGAGCGCGCGCACCGGTTGACCGCCGATCCGTGCGGGGTCGTCCGAGGCGCCGACGACCGCGATGGCGCGCGGGTCGAGCAGACGGTCGAAGTCACCGGTCGGCATCGGTGGCCCCCTCGTGCCCGCGCAGCTCGACGGTCAGTGGGCCCTTCTCGATCCGGGCGTGTGCGAGCGGCGGACGTTTCGCCAGCTCGGCCACGAGATCGACCACCGGA harbors:
- a CDS encoding CoA-binding protein — protein: MPTGDFDRLLDPRAIAVVGASDDPARIGGQPVRALKDFGYAGQVYPVNPRYDTVQGLRCFPDVCAVPGRCDVALVALPAPLVPGVIRQCGEAGVPFAIVLSAGFEEIGEGGRQVHAELAEAIRDSGVRVIGPNCQGMLNARHGVYAGFGAIFGDPNVRRGPVAMVTQSGGFGYAVVGLADHVGIGFDYVVSTGNEVDIDALELMEDLLERPEVEVLAVYLEGVKDGRRLAALGSRALELGKPIVVWKVGNSVTGRRAAASHTANLTADQEMYRAVFREGGFIEVTDVDDLVDVARAALMRRLPDGPDVAVLSISGGAGVLLADRCEDVGLRLPTLSEKTTDALREILPAFSSLRNPVDLTAQIFNQPDCMQAVLSTVLDDPVVDQVVVYNASIQGTLADRLAGEIVTAAAGSDKPLFVGWSAPPGTVPNALALLDEHRVPWYPTPGRAARAAGKLLEITGKMRRGARAPRRGEAAVSMLDVRDGERGVGEHRAKNALAAYGVPVVREVLLSLDEVDALRAPPFDFPLVVKVESADLSHKSEADAVRLGVQSLAELRAAAHEVVANTTAHAAGARIDGVLVQETAEGLELFVGVVNDRFFGPTVAVGLGGVFVEVMGDVSHRLAPFDETTAHEMLAELRGHRVLLGTRGRPPVDLDSVADALVRISWFAADHVDEVAELDVNPLFANDQGCVAADALIVLTPGNAS